Proteins from a single region of Acidobacteriota bacterium:
- a CDS encoding RHS repeat domain-containing protein: MLFEKIPEQTATINDGTGTLWTMKYSYTDFGAVATRTDARGVITTYSYDTLNRLTSISYNTAGASGVASTPTVTYNYDNNQTSIFKGLLLSVTVGTGYSETYTYSNIGQGNGGNGGDRLNLQSLAYNIEGKNYSTGY; encoded by the coding sequence TTGCTATTCGAGAAAATCCCTGAACAGACGGCGACCATCAATGACGGCACGGGGACGCTGTGGACGATGAAATACTCCTACACCGATTTCGGTGCGGTCGCAACCCGCACCGATGCCAGAGGCGTCATCACCACATATTCCTATGACACGTTGAATCGTTTAACCAGCATCAGCTACAACACGGCGGGCGCGTCAGGTGTAGCTTCGACGCCAACGGTCACTTACAATTATGACAACAACCAAACCAGCATCTTCAAAGGCTTGTTGCTCTCGGTCACGGTAGGCACAGGGTATTCGGAAACTTATACCTATTCCAACATTGGACAAGGTAACGGCGGCAATGGTGGCGACCGCCTCAACCTGCAATCTCTTGCTTACAACATCGAAGGCAAAAATTATTCGACCGGTTATTAA